One Pasteurella dagmatis DNA segment encodes these proteins:
- the pepN gene encoding aminopeptidase N has translation MQAKAKYRKDYKAPDFTVSNIFLDFQLNSKKTIVTATSQYKRLNPEAIKLRLDGHSFQFSTIKLNGKDFKHFKQDSESLTLDLSQLKENQFELEIVTILHPEKNTSLQGLYQSGEGICTQCEAEGFRQITYMLDRPDVLARYTTRITAEKSKYPYLLSNGNRITSGELPDGRHWVEWNDPFPKPSYLFALVAGDFDLLKDTFITKSGREVALELYVDRGNLDRAAWAMQSLKRSMKWDEERFGLEYDLDIYMIVAVDFFNMGAMENKGLNIFNSKFVLANPSTATDEDYLAVESVIAHEYFHNWTGNRITCRDWFQLSLKEGLTVFRDQEFTSDLWSRSGKRIEDVRLLRTAQFAEDASPMSHPIRPEKVIEMNNFYTMTVYEKGAEVIRMMHTLLGEEGFQKGMRLYVEEQDGKAATCEDFVSAMERASGIDLTQFRHWYSQSGTPELTISDSYDEQKAVYSLHVSQMTPPTSDQMEKVNLHIPLKIALYDKSGIPLTLENEGKEVNPVLDVKQTEQTFTFTNIHSKPVPALLCDFSAPVKLNYEYSTAQLVTLLRHAENHFVRWDVAQMLYSMELRRNLTRHQQSKTLEFSAEILSELYQVLDHYQQDPELATLILTLPKVTEFAELFKTIDPEGITFVRDFMVRTIAESLKQTLLKVYNEIRLDEYRVTAEDITLRALRNLCVSYLAYTTVGNNIVNKHYSYANNMTDTLAALSAATKAQLPCRDSLLADFESKWQHDGLVMDKWFALQATRPDEDVLLNVMKLMDHPSFNFNNPNRLRALVGSFANQNLKAFHAIDGSGYRFLTDVLIRLNESNPQVASRLIEPLIRFSRYDGQRQTLMKRGLERISELEKVSRDLYEKIEKALQ, from the coding sequence ATGCAAGCTAAAGCAAAATATAGAAAAGATTATAAGGCGCCTGATTTCACTGTCAGCAATATTTTCCTTGATTTTCAACTCAATTCTAAGAAAACAATTGTTACCGCGACTAGCCAATATAAGCGTTTAAATCCAGAAGCAATAAAATTACGTTTAGATGGTCATAGTTTCCAATTTTCGACCATTAAATTAAATGGCAAAGATTTCAAACATTTTAAGCAAGATAGCGAAAGTTTAACTTTAGATCTGAGCCAATTAAAAGAAAATCAGTTTGAACTAGAAATTGTTACGATCTTACACCCTGAAAAAAATACCTCATTACAAGGCTTATATCAATCAGGTGAGGGCATTTGTACTCAATGTGAAGCAGAAGGTTTCCGGCAAATCACTTATATGCTCGACCGCCCAGATGTGCTTGCACGCTATACTACTAGAATTACAGCAGAAAAAAGCAAATATCCTTATTTATTATCGAATGGTAACCGCATCACAAGCGGCGAGTTACCAGACGGTCGCCACTGGGTTGAATGGAATGACCCATTCCCGAAACCAAGCTATTTATTTGCTTTAGTGGCAGGGGATTTTGATCTATTAAAAGACACCTTTATCACGAAAAGTGGACGCGAGGTCGCACTCGAACTTTATGTTGACCGTGGCAATTTAGATCGTGCTGCTTGGGCAATGCAAAGTTTAAAACGCTCAATGAAATGGGATGAAGAGCGATTTGGTTTAGAATATGATTTAGATATTTATATGATTGTGGCAGTCGATTTCTTCAATATGGGGGCGATGGAAAACAAAGGGTTAAATATTTTTAACTCAAAATTTGTGCTCGCTAACCCGAGCACAGCCACAGATGAAGATTATTTAGCTGTTGAAAGTGTCATTGCTCATGAGTATTTCCATAACTGGACAGGTAACCGTATTACTTGTCGTGATTGGTTCCAGCTAAGCTTAAAAGAGGGTTTAACGGTTTTCCGCGATCAAGAGTTTACTTCAGATTTATGGTCTCGTTCAGGTAAACGTATTGAGGATGTTCGCTTATTACGCACAGCACAATTTGCCGAAGATGCAAGCCCAATGTCTCACCCAATTCGCCCTGAAAAAGTCATTGAGATGAATAATTTCTATACAATGACAGTGTATGAAAAAGGGGCTGAAGTCATTCGTATGATGCATACGTTATTAGGCGAAGAAGGTTTCCAAAAAGGAATGCGTCTTTATGTGGAAGAGCAAGATGGTAAGGCCGCCACTTGTGAAGATTTTGTTTCTGCAATGGAACGTGCATCAGGTATTGATTTAACACAGTTCCGCCATTGGTATAGTCAATCAGGTACACCAGAATTGACTATTTCTGATAGTTATGATGAACAAAAAGCGGTTTATTCTCTACATGTTTCGCAAATGACACCACCAACGTCAGATCAAATGGAAAAAGTGAACTTACATATTCCATTAAAAATTGCCTTATATGATAAATCTGGCATACCTCTCACCTTAGAAAATGAGGGCAAAGAGGTTAATCCAGTTTTAGATGTGAAACAAACGGAACAAACTTTTACTTTTACTAATATTCATAGTAAACCAGTGCCGGCATTACTCTGTGATTTTTCTGCACCAGTGAAATTAAATTACGAATATAGTACTGCACAATTAGTAACGTTACTTCGTCATGCAGAAAATCATTTTGTTCGTTGGGATGTTGCGCAAATGCTTTATTCTATGGAGTTACGTCGTAACTTAACTCGTCATCAACAGAGTAAAACACTTGAGTTTTCGGCTGAAATTTTATCAGAGTTGTATCAAGTCTTAGATCATTATCAACAAGATCCTGAACTTGCTACATTAATTCTTACATTACCTAAAGTCACTGAATTTGCAGAGCTATTCAAAACTATAGACCCAGAGGGAATTACATTTGTGCGTGATTTTATGGTACGTACGATTGCAGAAAGCCTCAAACAAACGCTATTGAAAGTGTATAACGAAATTCGTTTGGACGAATACCGTGTGACAGCAGAAGATATTACGTTACGTGCTCTGCGTAATCTGTGTGTGAGCTACTTGGCTTATACCACTGTAGGGAATAATATTGTTAACAAGCATTATAGTTATGCGAACAATATGACTGATACACTTGCAGCATTGAGTGCAGCAACTAAAGCGCAATTACCTTGCCGTGATTCGTTATTAGCTGATTTTGAAAGCAAATGGCAGCATGATGGTTTAGTGATGGATAAATGGTTTGCACTACAAGCAACACGCCCCGATGAAGATGTATTGTTAAATGTAATGAAATTAATGGATCACCCAAGTTTCAATTTTAATAACCCTAACCGTTTACGTGCATTGGTCGGTAGTTTCGCAAATCAAAACCTCAAAGCGTTCCACGCTATTGATGGTTCAGGTTACCGGTTCTTGACTGATGTTCTTATCCGTTTAAATGAAAGTAATCCGCAAGTAGCTTCTCGTTTAATAGAGCCATTAATTCGTTTCTCTCGTTATGACGGTCAACGCCAAACTTTGATGAAACGTGGTTTAGAGCGTATAAGTGAGCTAGAAAAGGTTTCTCGTGATTTATATGAGAAAATCGAAAAAGCCTTGCAATAA
- the purE gene encoding 5-(carboxyamino)imidazole ribonucleotide mutase produces the protein MSHTPSSTEPQIAIVMGSKSDWLTMQEATQILDELQLSYHVEIVSAHRTPDKLFKFAESAVEKGYKVIIAGAGGAAHLPGMIAAKTLVPVLGVPVKSSMLNGVDSLYSIVQMPKGIPVGTLAIGPAGAANAGLLAAQILASFDSALLDRLIRFRENQTNTVLDNPDPRVQ, from the coding sequence ATGTCACACACCCCCTCTTCAACAGAACCTCAAATTGCGATTGTAATGGGCTCAAAAAGCGATTGGTTGACAATGCAAGAAGCCACTCAAATCCTTGATGAATTACAACTGTCTTATCACGTTGAGATCGTTTCTGCACACCGGACTCCCGACAAACTTTTTAAGTTTGCAGAAAGTGCGGTTGAAAAAGGTTATAAAGTGATTATTGCAGGTGCTGGTGGCGCAGCACATTTACCTGGAATGATTGCAGCAAAAACTTTAGTGCCTGTGTTGGGTGTACCAGTAAAAAGCTCTATGTTAAATGGTGTGGATAGTCTTTATTCTATCGTACAAATGCCAAAAGGAATCCCAGTAGGAACATTAGCTATTGGTCCCGCAGGTGCAGCGAATGCAGGTTTGCTAGCTGCACAAATTCTAGCGTCGTTTGATAGCGCGCTTTTGGATCGTTTAATACGATTTAGAGAAAATCAAACTAATACAGTGTTGGACAATCCCGATCCACGTGTCCAATAA
- the purK gene encoding 5-(carboxyamino)imidazole ribonucleotide synthase, translating into MQKSALYPTVYVLGNGQLGRMLRYAGAPLDIHVQPLPFDAPVFDLPQNSIITAEIERWEKTPLTEMLGNHKLFVNQSVFATLADRLSQKSLLDELALPTSPWCLLKEENQWQQVFTDVGEKVVVKRRMGGYDGRGQWIVDQTNIQSITQDLYGETIAEKFIPFDYEVSIVGARFRNGKTRFYPVTHNLQQNGILRYSVVDTNFPQQAHQQLQAEAMLGKIMHRLNYVGVMAMECFVVGDQLLINELAPRVHNSGHWTQLGCSISQFELHLRALLDLPTPELTSIEPSVMINLIGTEHNVNWLNTAFSQLHWYGKEVRPGRKVGHINLAHPDKQVLILLLEKLSRELPEDYKSGLNWVIEKLK; encoded by the coding sequence ATGCAAAAAAGTGCTTTATACCCGACGGTTTATGTTCTTGGAAATGGTCAACTTGGTCGTATGTTACGTTATGCTGGGGCACCATTAGATATTCATGTACAGCCTCTTCCTTTTGATGCACCTGTCTTTGATTTACCTCAGAACAGTATTATTACCGCAGAAATTGAGCGTTGGGAAAAAACACCTTTAACAGAAATGTTAGGCAATCATAAGCTTTTTGTGAATCAAAGCGTATTTGCAACACTAGCTGATCGTTTGTCACAAAAGTCACTCCTTGATGAATTAGCATTACCAACTTCACCTTGGTGCCTATTAAAAGAAGAAAATCAATGGCAACAGGTTTTTACTGATGTAGGTGAAAAAGTTGTTGTTAAACGCCGTATGGGTGGTTATGACGGTCGTGGTCAATGGATTGTAGATCAAACGAATATACAATCCATAACACAAGACTTATATGGAGAAACAATTGCTGAAAAATTTATTCCATTTGATTACGAAGTATCTATCGTAGGAGCTCGTTTTAGAAATGGCAAAACTCGTTTTTACCCAGTAACTCACAACTTACAACAAAATGGTATTTTACGTTATAGTGTGGTCGATACCAATTTTCCTCAACAAGCGCATCAGCAACTACAGGCTGAAGCCATGTTAGGCAAAATTATGCATAGACTAAATTATGTTGGTGTAATGGCGATGGAATGTTTTGTCGTTGGGGATCAATTATTAATTAATGAACTTGCGCCACGTGTACATAATAGTGGCCATTGGACACAATTAGGTTGCTCAATTAGCCAATTTGAATTGCATTTACGTGCATTATTAGACTTACCTACCCCAGAACTGACATCAATTGAACCAAGTGTGATGATAAACTTAATTGGTACAGAACATAATGTTAATTGGTTGAATACTGCATTTAGCCAGTTACATTGGTATGGTAAAGAAGTCCGCCCTGGTCGTAAAGTCGGACACATCAATTTAGCACACCCCGATAAACAAGTATTAATTTTATTACTTGAAAAATTAAGTAGAGAACTACCTGAAGATTATAAATCTGGTCTAAATTGGGTGATAGAAAAACTAAAATAA
- a CDS encoding amino acid aminotransferase, translated as MFENITAAPADPILGLGESFKTETRDNKINLGIGVYKDSHGNTPIMKAVKEAERRLFELEITKNYLAIDGVAEFNVYTKELLFGAKSDVVKQGRAKTVQSLGGTGALRIAAEFIKRQTKSQNVWISSPTWPNHNAIFKAVGMTIREYRYYDADKKCLDWDNLIADLSHAGEGDVVLLHGCCHNPTGIDPTPEQWQKLADLSAKNGWLPLFDFAYQGFANGLDEDAFGLRTFAKNHKELLVASSYSKNFGLYNERVGAFTLVAATEEIATTALTQVKTIIRTLYSNPASHGATTVSMVLKDAQLRQEWIDELAEMRDRIKTMRSQFVELLKEFGADRDFSFIIDQNGMFSFCGLNPEQMDRLKDEFAVYAVRSGRINVAGITEDNIRYLCESIVKVL; from the coding sequence ATGTTTGAAAACATTACCGCAGCACCCGCAGATCCGATTTTAGGTTTAGGAGAGTCGTTTAAAACTGAAACTCGTGATAATAAAATCAATTTAGGAATTGGTGTTTATAAAGATAGTCACGGTAATACACCTATTATGAAAGCAGTTAAAGAAGCTGAAAGACGCTTGTTTGAGCTTGAAATAACCAAAAATTATTTGGCTATTGATGGTGTGGCAGAATTTAATGTTTATACAAAAGAATTATTATTTGGGGCAAAATCTGATGTAGTTAAACAAGGGCGTGCCAAAACTGTACAAAGTCTAGGTGGTACAGGTGCATTACGTATTGCAGCAGAATTCATTAAACGTCAAACCAAATCACAAAATGTTTGGATCAGTTCACCAACTTGGCCAAATCATAATGCAATATTCAAAGCAGTTGGTATGACTATCCGTGAATACCGTTACTATGATGCAGATAAAAAATGTTTAGATTGGGATAATTTAATTGCCGATTTAAGTCATGCTGGAGAAGGTGATGTTGTGTTGCTTCATGGTTGCTGTCATAATCCAACAGGTATCGACCCAACACCAGAACAATGGCAAAAACTTGCAGATTTGTCGGCAAAAAATGGATGGCTACCACTCTTCGACTTCGCATACCAAGGGTTTGCAAATGGCTTGGACGAAGATGCATTTGGCTTACGTACTTTTGCGAAAAACCATAAAGAATTATTAGTCGCAAGTTCCTATTCGAAAAACTTTGGTTTATATAATGAACGTGTTGGTGCATTCACATTAGTCGCCGCTACAGAAGAAATTGCAACCACTGCATTAACTCAAGTAAAAACCATTATTCGTACATTGTACTCAAATCCAGCTTCTCATGGTGCAACAACTGTTTCTATGGTATTGAAAGACGCTCAACTTCGTCAAGAATGGATAGATGAATTGGCAGAAATGCGTGACCGTATTAAAACGATGCGGAGCCAATTTGTAGAATTGTTGAAAGAATTTGGTGCAGATCGTGATTTTAGCTTTATCATAGACCAAAACGGTATGTTCTCATTTTGTGGTTTAAACCCAGAACAAATGGACCGCTTAAAAGACGAATTTGCAGTTTATGCAGTACGTTCTGGCCGCATAAATGTGGCTGGTATTACTGAAGATAACATCCGTTACTTATGTGAAAGTATTGTGAAAGTATTATAA
- the moaE gene encoding molybdopterin synthase catalytic subunit MoaE: MHNIQIAVQEQPFDQNEVYRWLSEQNSVGAIVIFVGKVRDLNLGDEVSSLYLEHYPAMTKKALNEIVTQAKARWDIQRVSVIHRVGLLQTGDEIVLVGVSSAHRGDAYQANEFIMDFLKSRAPFWKKERTKKGERWIESRDSDQEALERW; the protein is encoded by the coding sequence ATGCACAATATTCAAATTGCGGTACAAGAACAGCCCTTCGATCAAAATGAGGTTTATCGCTGGTTGTCTGAACAAAACTCAGTAGGTGCAATTGTGATTTTCGTCGGTAAAGTACGTGATCTGAACTTAGGCGATGAAGTGTCTAGTCTTTATCTTGAGCATTACCCAGCCATGACTAAAAAAGCATTAAATGAAATTGTGACTCAAGCTAAAGCCCGTTGGGATATCCAACGAGTTTCAGTGATTCACCGCGTAGGGTTATTGCAAACTGGTGATGAAATCGTGTTAGTCGGAGTCAGTTCTGCACATCGTGGTGATGCCTATCAGGCTAATGAATTTATTATGGATTTTTTGAAAAGTAGAGCTCCGTTCTGGAAAAAAGAACGAACTAAAAAAGGTGAACGCTGGATTGAAAGTCGTGATAGCGATCAGGAAGCATTAGAACGTTGGTGA
- the moaD gene encoding molybdopterin synthase sulfur carrier subunit, whose protein sequence is MLKILFFAQTRELIGVDSLELPAMFETAEQVRQHLVKKGDCWALALEQGKLLVAINQSLMPLESAVKSGDEIAFFPPVTGG, encoded by the coding sequence ATGTTAAAAATCTTATTTTTTGCACAAACAAGAGAATTAATTGGTGTTGATAGTTTGGAATTGCCTGCGATGTTTGAAACGGCAGAACAAGTTCGCCAACATCTAGTAAAAAAAGGTGATTGCTGGGCATTAGCTTTAGAACAAGGCAAATTATTAGTTGCGATTAACCAATCTTTAATGCCATTAGAAAGTGCAGTTAAATCGGGTGATGAAATTGCATTTTTTCCACCTGTTACAGGAGGATAA
- the moaC gene encoding cyclic pyranopterin monophosphate synthase MoaC yields MSTFTHINSQGEANMVDVSAKQDTVREARAEAFVTMSPETLSMIMSGQHHKGDVFATARIAGIQAAKRTWDLIPLCHPLLLSKVEVILTPIVEHNQVRIESLCKLSGKTGVEMEALTAASVAALTIYDMCKAIQKDIVIEQVRLLEKSGGKSGHFIAK; encoded by the coding sequence ATGAGCACATTTACCCATATTAACAGTCAAGGCGAAGCCAATATGGTTGATGTTTCTGCCAAACAGGATACGGTAAGAGAAGCAAGAGCAGAAGCATTCGTGACAATGTCACCAGAAACTTTATCCATGATTATGTCAGGCCAACATCATAAAGGTGATGTGTTTGCAACTGCGCGTATTGCGGGGATTCAGGCAGCAAAACGTACTTGGGATTTAATTCCATTATGCCACCCATTGTTATTATCAAAAGTTGAAGTTATCTTAACGCCAATTGTAGAACATAATCAGGTTCGTATTGAAAGCTTATGCAAATTAAGTGGAAAAACAGGTGTAGAAATGGAAGCTTTAACGGCTGCGAGCGTTGCTGCACTGACTATTTATGATATGTGCAAGGCAATACAAAAAGATATTGTGATCGAGCAAGTCCGCTTATTAGAAAAGAGCGGTGGAAAATCAGGTCATTTTATCGCGAAATAA
- the moaA gene encoding GTP 3',8-cyclase MoaA, protein MQTIQIKNIGNNPLMDAFQRKYYYLRLSITDVCNFRCNYCLPNGYQPEANKPSFLSLNEIRRVVNSFSAMGTEKVRITGGEPTLRKDFIPIVETIAQNENIQQIALTTNGYRLAKDVEAWKRAGINSINVSIDSLDPRMFHRITGVDKFDDVMRGIERAFEVGYQKIKVNSVLMKDLNDTDFASFLAWIKDKPIQMRFIELMQTGEMDSFFQKHHLSGQVLADKLLNSGWTLQSRGLLDGPAKIFRHPDYVGEIGLIMPYEKNFCASCNRLRVSAKGKLHLCLFGEEGIELRDLLQSDDQQLQLQARIYSALQGKREHHFLHNGDSGVRANLASIGG, encoded by the coding sequence ATGCAAACAATCCAGATTAAAAATATTGGAAATAATCCATTAATGGATGCTTTTCAACGCAAATATTACTATTTGCGGCTCTCAATTACGGACGTCTGTAATTTCCGCTGTAATTATTGCCTACCAAATGGTTATCAACCTGAAGCTAATAAACCGAGCTTTCTTAGCCTAAACGAAATTCGCCGAGTCGTGAATAGCTTTTCTGCTATGGGTACAGAAAAAGTGCGTATTACTGGCGGTGAACCTACATTACGCAAAGATTTTATTCCTATCGTGGAAACAATCGCACAAAATGAGAACATTCAACAAATCGCATTAACAACTAACGGTTATCGCTTAGCCAAAGATGTTGAAGCGTGGAAACGTGCTGGAATCAATTCAATTAATGTGAGTATTGATAGTCTTGATCCAAGAATGTTTCATCGTATTACGGGTGTAGATAAATTTGATGATGTAATGCGAGGCATTGAACGTGCGTTTGAGGTTGGTTATCAAAAAATCAAAGTCAATTCCGTATTGATGAAAGATTTAAACGATACCGATTTTGCGAGTTTCTTAGCTTGGATTAAAGACAAACCTATTCAAATGCGTTTCATCGAATTAATGCAAACTGGTGAAATGGATAGCTTCTTCCAAAAACATCATTTATCAGGTCAAGTGCTTGCAGATAAATTGTTGAATTCAGGTTGGACTTTGCAATCTAGAGGTTTATTAGATGGTCCAGCAAAAATATTCAGACACCCAGATTATGTGGGCGAAATTGGTTTGATTATGCCTTATGAAAAGAACTTCTGTGCAAGTTGTAACCGATTGAGAGTTTCTGCTAAAGGCAAATTACATCTTTGCTTATTTGGTGAAGAAGGGATTGAGCTACGCGATTTATTACAGTCCGATGATCAACAACTTCAATTACAAGCTCGCATTTATTCTGCGTTACAGGGCAAACGTGAACATCACTTCCTACATAATGGTGACAGTGGTGTACGTGCAAATTTAGCGAGTATTGGCGGTTAA
- a CDS encoding gluconeogenesis factor YvcK family protein has protein sequence MSKFTRHIQYENLDQIKNIVAIGGGHGLGRVMSALSFMKERLTGIVTTTDNGGSTGRIRLEHGGIAWGDLRNCLNQIIIEPSTASALFEYRFTGNGELSGHNLGNLMLKALENMHIRPIEGVNLIRDLLHVKSHIIPMSEIPVHLAAVLPSGTAVVGEVSIDNLTELPSSIFLVPLVETTPEAIDALKKAEVILFGPGSFLTSILPPILLPEIITALQQSQAKKIFIDNLGVEQGPASQLTLSARINWINHTVGKPVIDGAIVSTSAVDFCEGLNIKLMKRPLHADDISYRHDRTLLCKAIDELIGEL, from the coding sequence ATGTCAAAATTTACCCGCCATATTCAATATGAAAATTTAGACCAAATAAAAAACATTGTGGCTATTGGTGGAGGTCACGGTTTAGGTCGTGTAATGTCTGCTTTGAGCTTCATGAAAGAAAGATTAACAGGCATTGTGACGACAACAGATAATGGTGGCTCAACAGGCAGAATTCGGCTTGAACATGGAGGGATTGCTTGGGGAGATTTACGTAATTGTTTAAATCAAATTATTATTGAACCAAGTACAGCATCAGCACTATTTGAATATCGTTTTACAGGTAATGGCGAATTATCAGGTCATAACCTTGGCAATTTAATGTTAAAAGCACTGGAAAATATGCATATTCGTCCGATTGAAGGTGTCAATTTAATTCGAGATTTGCTACATGTGAAATCACATATTATTCCAATGTCTGAAATACCTGTACATTTGGCAGCCGTATTGCCTTCTGGAACTGCTGTAGTTGGTGAGGTGAGCATTGATAATCTTACAGAACTCCCTTCATCTATTTTTTTGGTGCCTTTAGTAGAAACCACACCTGAAGCCATTGATGCCTTAAAAAAAGCAGAAGTGATTTTATTTGGACCGGGTAGCTTTTTAACAAGTATACTACCACCAATTTTATTACCAGAAATCATTACAGCATTACAACAAAGCCAAGCGAAAAAGATCTTTATTGATAATTTAGGTGTAGAACAAGGGCCAGCCTCGCAGTTAACATTATCTGCTCGCATTAATTGGATTAATCATACTGTAGGAAAACCAGTGATTGATGGTGCAATTGTGTCAACAAGTGCGGTCGATTTTTGTGAAGGTTTGAATATTAAATTGATGAAAAGACCATTACATGCAGATGATATTTCTTACCGTCACGACCGCACTTTATTGTGTAAAGCTATCGATGAATTAATTGGTGAGCTATAA
- a CDS encoding NlpC/P60 family protein, whose amino-acid sequence MAFSFKSFFIISLASILVACSGSNKTQDTSIQYTGSLNDPIMAIALLSEQQREWAGTPYRLGGQSQRGIDCSGFVQKTFLERFNIQLPRMTVDQAKYGKLVSKSDIQTGDLVFFKTGRGPNGYHVGIYVKNDLFLHASTKGGVIYSSLNSPYWSKKYWQARRI is encoded by the coding sequence ATGGCTTTTTCTTTTAAGTCTTTTTTTATCATCAGTTTAGCGTCAATTTTAGTTGCTTGTAGTGGCTCAAATAAGACACAAGATACATCAATTCAATATACTGGTTCTCTAAATGATCCAATTATGGCAATTGCGTTATTAAGTGAACAACAACGCGAATGGGCTGGTACGCCATACCGTTTAGGTGGCCAATCTCAAAGAGGCATTGATTGTTCTGGGTTTGTACAAAAAACCTTTTTAGAACGCTTTAATATTCAGTTGCCTCGGATGACTGTAGATCAAGCTAAATACGGAAAATTAGTGTCGAAAAGTGATATCCAAACAGGAGATTTAGTTTTTTTCAAAACAGGGAGAGGTCCAAACGGCTACCATGTGGGAATTTATGTGAAAAATGATTTATTCTTACACGCATCAACCAAAGGGGGCGTTATTTATTCCTCTTTAAATAGTCCTTATTGGTCAAAAAAATATTGGCAGGCACGCCGTATTTAA
- a CDS encoding integration host factor subunit alpha, translated as MTLTKVELAENLIEKLNLNKRDAKELVENFFEEIRVALETGEDVKLSGFGNFELRDKASRPGRNPKTGESVPVSARRVVSFKPGQKLRTRVEKTKPKS; from the coding sequence ATGACACTGACCAAAGTAGAACTCGCGGAAAATTTGATTGAAAAATTGAATTTGAATAAACGCGATGCGAAAGAACTCGTTGAAAACTTTTTTGAAGAAATTCGTGTTGCATTAGAAACGGGCGAAGATGTAAAGTTATCAGGTTTTGGTAATTTTGAATTACGTGATAAAGCTTCTCGTCCAGGGAGAAATCCAAAAACAGGCGAGTCAGTACCAGTTTCTGCCCGTCGAGTTGTTTCATTTAAACCAGGTCAGAAATTACGCACAAGAGTAGAAAAAACTAAACCAAAAAGTTAA